Proteins encoded within one genomic window of Aestuariirhabdus haliotis:
- a CDS encoding SdiA-regulated domain-containing protein, giving the protein MRKVTRRFLLFGGFCLCGLAIVSLLDWDDQLLNRFVKWRHSDHHSTLQGRWQLHSAVKSLPATGGELSGLTWSEKTQTLFAVRNKPAAILELDRDGRLLRTINVAGVSDPEAIVWLDGDRFAIADERNQTLYAFSIDPGVTALDVSKAHHLSLGIELNGNKGFEGLAYDRNKQRLYVAKEREPQRLYVLGGYTGTTRDQLNIQRLDDWQGRSNFFMSDFSGLQFVAQTGHLLVLSDESSLLVELSGFGELIAFMELDSGFLGLSEAVPQAEGVTLGPEGDLFIVSEPDLFYRFTKTDQVQTGDDG; this is encoded by the coding sequence GCGAAAAGTAACGCGTCGATTCCTGTTGTTTGGCGGATTCTGTCTCTGTGGGCTGGCTATTGTGTCCCTGCTCGATTGGGATGATCAGCTGTTAAACCGCTTCGTAAAGTGGCGCCATTCGGACCACCACTCGACTTTACAGGGACGGTGGCAGTTGCACTCTGCCGTGAAGTCCTTGCCAGCCACGGGGGGAGAGTTATCCGGCCTTACCTGGTCTGAGAAAACACAAACGCTGTTTGCTGTGCGCAATAAACCCGCGGCGATTTTGGAGTTGGACAGGGATGGCCGCTTGTTGCGCACAATCAATGTTGCTGGAGTTTCAGATCCTGAGGCCATTGTGTGGCTTGATGGAGATCGCTTTGCGATCGCCGATGAACGCAACCAAACGCTGTATGCCTTTTCGATTGATCCGGGGGTAACAGCGCTGGATGTCAGCAAGGCCCATCATCTATCCCTTGGGATCGAGCTCAATGGTAATAAGGGTTTTGAGGGGCTGGCTTATGATCGCAACAAGCAGCGACTCTATGTTGCCAAGGAACGTGAGCCTCAGCGATTGTATGTTCTGGGTGGTTATACGGGGACGACAAGGGATCAATTGAATATTCAGCGGCTGGATGACTGGCAAGGTCGCAGTAATTTCTTTATGAGTGACTTCTCTGGGTTGCAGTTTGTAGCTCAAACGGGTCATTTGCTGGTACTTAGTGACGAGTCGTCCCTGTTGGTTGAGCTGAGCGGTTTCGGTGAGTTGATTGCCTTTATGGAACTGGATTCGGGCTTTTTGGGGCTCAGCGAGGCTGTTCCGCAAGCTGAGGGTGTGACTCTGGGTCCCGAGGGAGACCTTTTTATTGTGAGTGAGCCGGATCTTTTTTATCGCTTTACCAAAACGGATCAGGTTCAAACAGGTGATGATGGATAG
- a CDS encoding cold-shock protein has translation MSNTTTGTVKWFNESKGFGFIEQESGPDVFAHFSAITGSGFKTLAEGQRVEFTVTQGQKGPQAENIVAL, from the coding sequence ATGTCTAATACTACAACTGGTACAGTAAAGTGGTTCAACGAATCTAAAGGTTTTGGTTTCATCGAGCAGGAGTCTGGTCCTGACGTTTTTGCTCACTTCAGCGCCATCACCGGTTCTGGCTTCAAAACTTTGGCCGAAGGCCAGCGCGTTGAGTTCACCGTAACTCAAGGCCAGAAAGGTCCTCAAGCTGAGAACATCGTAGCTTTGTAA
- a CDS encoding substrate-binding periplasmic protein codes for MDNLLPTLVLCLFSVTATAEERPDMAATDEVLRFSTVNDFGSITRIKPLLTKAYAQVGYEIEILEMPAKRSLLSAENNEDIDGEALRVKGAESFLPSLIRIPVPIASHPVAAFVTAQNRFQVDGWASLLPYKVGIVAGYVEIDRRLLNADVVRVNDAEQLMLMLDKQRIDVAVVPESVGTLALKRAGLRSIEALSPPIQTTLLYHYLNKKHVALVEEVTDALRVLTGRPNASLISERVQAAE; via the coding sequence ATGGACAATCTGTTACCAACTCTGGTGCTGTGCCTCTTCTCCGTTACGGCGACAGCCGAAGAGCGGCCCGACATGGCGGCAACCGATGAGGTCCTGCGATTTTCGACCGTCAATGACTTTGGCAGCATTACCCGCATTAAACCCTTATTAACAAAAGCCTATGCCCAGGTTGGCTATGAGATCGAAATTCTGGAAATGCCCGCAAAGCGCTCACTGCTATCCGCCGAGAACAATGAAGATATCGATGGTGAAGCCTTACGAGTAAAGGGCGCGGAGTCATTTCTTCCCAGCTTGATCCGAATCCCCGTGCCCATTGCCTCCCACCCCGTGGCCGCCTTCGTTACTGCTCAAAACCGCTTTCAAGTGGATGGCTGGGCCAGCTTGCTGCCCTACAAGGTAGGTATTGTTGCTGGATACGTGGAAATCGACCGCCGACTGCTAAATGCCGATGTCGTTCGTGTGAATGACGCGGAACAACTCATGCTCATGCTCGACAAACAACGAATCGATGTGGCTGTGGTACCAGAGTCGGTCGGCACACTGGCCTTGAAAAGAGCCGGCCTGCGCAGTATAGAGGCCCTGTCTCCGCCCATCCAGACAACGCTTTTATACCACTACCTGAACAAGAAGCATGTTGCGTTGGTGGAAGAGGTTACCGATGCGCTGCGGGTTCTGACAGGCCGGCCAAATGCTTCGCTGATCTCGGAGCGAGTGCAAGCCGCCGAATAA